From a single Pseudorasbora parva isolate DD20220531a chromosome 17, ASM2467924v1, whole genome shotgun sequence genomic region:
- the arl3a gene encoding ADP-ribosylation factor-like protein 3a, with amino-acid sequence MGLLSILRKLKSAPDQEIRILLLGLDNGGKTTLLKQLASEDISHITPTQGFNIKSVQSQGFKLNVWDIGGQRKIRPYWRNYFENTDMLIYVIDSADRKRFEETGQELAELLDEEKLSGVPVLIFANKQDLLTAAPASEIAEGLNLHTIRDRVWQIQSCSALTGEGVQDGMNWACKNITAKKK; translated from the exons ATG GGTTTGTTGTCAATCCTTAGAAAACTAAAAAGTGCCCCAGACCAGGAGATACGCATTCTGCTCCTCGGATTAGACAATGGTGGAAAGACCACACTTCTCAAACAGCTAGCCTCTGAGGATATTAGTCACATCACCCCAACACAG GGCTTTAACATTAAGAGCGTACAGTCTCAGGGCTTCAAACTGAATGTCTGGGACATTGGAGGCCAGAGGAAGATTAGGCCGTACTGGAGAAACTACTTTGAAAATACTGACATGCTT ATTTATGTCATAGACAGTGCAGACAGGAAGAGATTTGAGGAAACGggacag GAGTTGGCGGAGCTGCTGGATGAGGAGAAACTGAGTGGCGTACCTGTTTTAATCTTTGCCAATAAGCAAGACCTGCTGACTGCTGCTCCAGCCTCTGAGATCGCAGAGGGACTGAACCTGCACACCATTCGGGACCGTGTGTGGCAAATTCAGTCCTGCTCTGCACTTACAGGAGAAGGAGTCCAG GATGGCATGAACTGGGCCTGCAAGAACATTACTGCAAAGAAGAAGTAG